From a single Sporosarcina oncorhynchi genomic region:
- the hisA gene encoding 1-(5-phosphoribosyl)-5-[(5-phosphoribosylamino)methylideneamino]imidazole-4-carboxamide isomerase: MILFPAIDIRDGKCVRLIQGDYDQEVIYHDSPSEMAKEWEKQGATYIHVVDLDGARSGNALNRTAIGEIVRSVSIPVQVGGGVREMGSVEAHINSGVSRVIIGTAAIENPQFVEKAVASYGEKIAVSIDARNGLVATNGWTETSDVKAVDLLNRLAAVGIETVVYTDILKDGMMQGPNFDELRLMNEASKIDIIASGGVSTENDVKRLEQMGLYGAIIGKALYEGSISLEQLLEVRKS; encoded by the coding sequence ATGATTTTATTTCCAGCAATCGATATTCGCGACGGGAAGTGTGTCCGTCTTATACAAGGGGATTACGACCAGGAAGTCATTTATCACGATTCACCATCAGAAATGGCGAAAGAATGGGAAAAGCAAGGTGCAACTTACATACATGTTGTGGATTTGGATGGAGCGCGATCAGGGAATGCATTAAATCGAACAGCAATTGGAGAAATCGTTAGGAGTGTCTCAATTCCTGTGCAAGTTGGCGGTGGCGTTCGTGAAATGGGATCCGTCGAAGCCCACATCAATAGTGGCGTGAGTAGAGTTATTATCGGAACGGCGGCCATTGAAAATCCACAATTTGTGGAAAAGGCAGTTGCTAGTTACGGAGAGAAAATAGCGGTATCCATTGATGCGCGTAATGGATTAGTAGCAACAAATGGATGGACCGAGACGAGTGATGTCAAAGCGGTTGATCTATTAAATAGACTTGCTGCAGTGGGCATCGAGACAGTCGTATATACGGATATTTTAAAAGATGGCATGATGCAAGGTCCGAACTTCGATGAGCTGCGACTGATGAATGAGGCATCCAAAATAGACATTATCGCTTCTGGCGGAGTATCGACGGAAAACGATGTCAAACGGTTGGAACAGATGGGCTTGTATGGCGCGATCATCGGAAAGGCACTTTATGAAGGAAGCATTTCGTTGGAACAATTATTGGAGGTACGTAAATCATGA
- a CDS encoding general stress protein, with the protein MAIKKIVENAVQAKSEIEELTRQGYTHDDIYIFAHDKKRSDDITDALDTEKVGMKEQGFLDSMKNMFTSRGDELRSKMEAAGLTKEEAADAERELDHGKLVLIVNK; encoded by the coding sequence ATGGCTATTAAAAAAATCGTTGAAAATGCTGTACAAGCAAAGAGTGAAATCGAAGAATTAACTCGACAAGGGTATACGCATGATGACATCTACATCTTCGCGCATGACAAAAAGCGCTCTGACGATATTACGGATGCTCTCGATACAGAAAAAGTCGGCATGAAAGAACAAGGCTTCCTAGACAGTATGAAAAACATGTTTACTTCCCGCGGCGACGAGTTGCGCAGTAAAATGGAAGCGGCTGGTCTGACGAAAGAAGAAGCAGCAGATGCTGAACGTGAACTTGACCATGGCAAATTAGTTCTTATCGTCAACAAGTAA
- a CDS encoding SCO family protein, which produces MMKISRRLLLLLFCSILLVACGQTKPTGRLVESFSFTDQDGNSFGSDQLNGQVWIADFIFTKCETVCPPMTFEMAELQKQFANEGLDVEFVSFTVDPSIDSSDVLKEYIGQYTDDESNWHLLTGYSQDVIKNLALEQFQTIVQKPVNSNQVIHGTNFYVIDQNGYVINEFNYVEDSFSEQIQQEVKGLLK; this is translated from the coding sequence ATGATGAAAATTAGTAGAAGGCTCCTATTGCTCCTCTTCTGTTCAATACTTCTTGTTGCATGTGGACAAACAAAACCTACAGGCAGGCTAGTAGAGTCTTTTTCGTTTACAGATCAAGACGGCAATTCTTTCGGCTCGGACCAGTTGAATGGACAAGTTTGGATCGCTGATTTTATCTTCACGAAGTGTGAAACGGTCTGTCCCCCGATGACATTTGAAATGGCCGAGTTGCAAAAACAGTTTGCAAATGAAGGCTTGGACGTAGAATTTGTTTCATTCACAGTAGATCCATCGATCGACTCGTCTGATGTACTCAAAGAATACATTGGTCAATATACGGACGACGAAAGTAATTGGCATCTCTTGACGGGTTATTCTCAAGATGTGATAAAAAATCTTGCGTTAGAACAATTCCAGACAATTGTGCAGAAACCCGTGAATTCTAACCAAGTCATTCACGGGACAAACTTCTACGTAATCGACCAAAATGGATATGTTATAAATGAATTCAATTACGTAGAAGATTCATTTTCAGAACAGATTCAACAAGAAGTGAAGGGATTACTGAAATAA
- the hisF gene encoding imidazole glycerol phosphate synthase subunit HisF, with amino-acid sequence MTTKRIIPCMDVDNRKVVKGKKFLDVQEVADPLTLAKKYVADGADELVFYDISASTSNRAMFLDLIEEIAKEVPIPFIVGGGIRTIADIEKIFAAGGNKVSINSAALTNPELIEQAATQFGSERIMLSMDVRRSGLGKWSVYAKGGMKDTGMAAIEWAKRGEQLGAGELVVNSIDEDGVKEGYDIELNKAMAEAVSLPIVASGGAGKMKDFFNVLTEGQADAALAASVFHFEEISVDELKTYLRQQNVSVRNERP; translated from the coding sequence ATGACTACTAAACGCATTATTCCATGTATGGACGTCGATAACCGAAAAGTTGTCAAAGGAAAGAAGTTCCTCGATGTGCAGGAAGTCGCGGATCCATTGACACTCGCGAAAAAATATGTTGCCGATGGGGCAGATGAGCTCGTCTTTTATGATATTTCCGCATCAACGAGTAATCGAGCGATGTTTCTGGATTTGATTGAGGAAATTGCGAAAGAAGTGCCGATTCCCTTTATCGTCGGAGGAGGTATCCGTACAATTGCAGACATTGAAAAAATCTTTGCGGCAGGTGGCAATAAAGTATCGATTAACAGTGCCGCTTTAACAAATCCCGAATTGATTGAACAGGCCGCAACACAATTCGGTTCAGAACGAATTATGCTGTCGATGGATGTAAGAAGGTCTGGATTAGGTAAGTGGTCCGTCTATGCGAAGGGCGGCATGAAAGATACAGGAATGGCCGCAATAGAATGGGCAAAACGCGGAGAACAATTAGGTGCGGGTGAGCTTGTCGTTAACAGTATTGACGAAGATGGGGTGAAAGAAGGCTATGATATTGAGCTGAACAAAGCGATGGCTGAAGCTGTTTCACTTCCGATCGTTGCGAGTGGGGGCGCCGGGAAAATGAAAGACTTTTTTAACGTATTAACGGAGGGACAAGCAGACGCAGCACTTGCCGCATCGGTATTCCACTTTGAGGAAATTTCCGTTGATGAGTTGAAAACGTATTTGCGACAACAAAATGTTTCAGTTAGGAATGAGCGACCATGA
- the hisD gene encoding histidinol dehydrogenase: MKISKPNDFLNELQNRNSEQIDVDFDRTVLGIIDEVRRLGDAALHAYTERFDGVKLASFIVSDDEFDEAYTMVSEAFCTSLAKAKERITSYHNEQKERSWFVQRENGVLLGQQVTPIERVGIYVPGGKAAYPSTVLMNAIPAKIAGVGHIAMTTPPQPDGKVNPHVLVAAKEAGVDIVYKVGGAQAIAALAYGTESIRKVLKITGPGNSYVARAKKWVFGDVAIDMIAGPSEICVLADETANAAYVAADLLSQAEHDEQAAAICVTTSSDFAEKLSVEVAEQLAVLDRFEIAGKSIESFGRIILADTLLEAIDIVNELAPEHLQIMVDNPMEKLPYIRNAGAIFIGDYSPEALGDYMAGPNHTLPTSGTAAFSSPLGVYDFMKKSSIIYYTKAEFETIADDIIVLAESEKLTGHAQSIRVRKGSVK; the protein is encoded by the coding sequence ATGAAGATTAGTAAACCGAACGATTTTCTAAATGAACTGCAAAACCGGAACTCCGAACAAATCGATGTCGACTTTGATCGGACAGTACTAGGGATTATCGATGAAGTGAGGAGATTGGGTGATGCTGCACTTCATGCGTATACAGAACGTTTTGACGGCGTAAAGCTGGCATCGTTCATTGTGTCTGACGATGAATTCGATGAAGCGTATACGATGGTATCTGAGGCATTTTGCACTTCATTGGCAAAGGCGAAAGAACGCATCACTTCCTATCATAACGAACAAAAAGAACGATCATGGTTTGTGCAACGGGAGAATGGTGTGCTACTTGGCCAACAAGTGACACCGATTGAACGAGTCGGCATCTATGTCCCCGGTGGCAAGGCCGCTTATCCATCTACCGTTCTTATGAATGCCATTCCAGCAAAAATTGCTGGTGTCGGACATATTGCGATGACGACTCCTCCGCAGCCTGACGGAAAAGTGAATCCACATGTACTTGTTGCAGCAAAAGAAGCTGGCGTAGATATTGTCTATAAAGTTGGTGGCGCACAGGCGATTGCTGCATTGGCCTATGGCACGGAATCGATTCGCAAAGTGTTGAAAATAACAGGTCCCGGAAATTCGTACGTGGCACGGGCGAAGAAATGGGTGTTCGGAGATGTAGCGATTGACATGATTGCAGGTCCAAGCGAGATTTGTGTACTGGCGGATGAGACTGCGAACGCAGCATATGTAGCGGCAGATTTATTGTCGCAAGCCGAGCATGACGAACAGGCGGCTGCAATCTGTGTCACGACAAGTAGTGATTTTGCGGAAAAGTTATCTGTGGAAGTGGCGGAGCAGTTAGCGGTTCTTGATCGGTTTGAGATTGCTGGCAAATCGATAGAGTCGTTTGGAAGAATCATACTTGCAGACACTTTACTAGAAGCAATAGACATTGTGAATGAACTAGCTCCCGAGCATTTACAAATCATGGTGGACAATCCGATGGAGAAACTGCCGTACATTCGCAATGCTGGAGCCATATTCATTGGTGATTATTCACCCGAAGCGCTTGGCGATTATATGGCTGGACCGAATCATACGTTACCGACTAGCGGAACCGCTGCTTTTTCTTCCCCACTTGGTGTATATGATTTCATGAAAAAATCTAGCATAATTTATTATACAAAAGCGGAATTCGAAACAATCGCTGATGACATCATTGTTTTGGCAGAATCAGAGAAATTGACGGGACATGCCCAATCAATCCGTGTAAGGAAGGGGAGTGTGAAATGA
- a CDS encoding ASCH domain-containing protein encodes MDNLPEKTCSVERLVTVPEDVQKVLNGEKTATRRNGVYAYPDEIMVLDGKEFKVDKLYKQSLGEMTDEHAKQEGFSTMEEYKESILAMHPKMPWIPTMSVWVHEFSPVVK; translated from the coding sequence ATGGATAATCTGCCAGAAAAGACATGTTCAGTTGAAAGACTTGTTACTGTACCGGAAGATGTACAGAAAGTATTAAATGGTGAGAAGACGGCAACGAGAAGAAATGGTGTCTATGCATATCCGGACGAGATTATGGTATTGGATGGAAAAGAATTTAAAGTGGATAAGTTATATAAACAGTCACTTGGCGAAATGACGGACGAACACGCAAAACAAGAAGGGTTCTCAACAATGGAAGAGTATAAGGAATCGATCCTTGCCATGCATCCTAAAATGCCTTGGATTCCGACAATGAGCGTGTGGGTACACGAATTTAGCCCTGTTGTAAAATAA
- a CDS encoding sensor histidine kinase, producing MKKLTLSKKILIVLLSSIAFTILFSFFFIHFLYSNLYLSSIEDSIIYQGKRTASHYHYGELSDEIIEKIQWYNIVSEYEIIVVDQLEDLTSYFPYKVNYEDLVNNADNEQLKKGAYVLKEGYVEELDREILGAIFPIKGENGLIGFIYIYVPLAAIQDVFKESIPILLIVGILFFFTLFLVINRVWRSLFRPLKMLQKLSTEVSKGNYSNRIETGRTDEIGQLANAFNTMSLSLEEQEQRKKEFTSNLVHELRTPLTYINGYTHALKEKIYSSPEEAESYLATIEKETIRLNKLINDLVELNQLQEELYVLVHEPIVIAQIVLDTLDLFHIRMTEKKLTLQQTIEEDLILIGDPQRIQQVIYNVLDNAVKYSSTGETIVVHVKKMEDGIEFRVSNQGILIAKEDINRIGERFFRTDKARNRTTGGTGLGLSIVKEIVRLHGGTFSIKSDTTLGTEVTIRLLDEPTTEKEAVNDEN from the coding sequence ATGAAGAAGCTCACCTTGAGCAAAAAAATCTTGATCGTTCTGCTATCAAGTATTGCATTCACAATCCTTTTTTCATTTTTCTTCATTCATTTTTTATATTCTAATCTGTATTTATCGAGTATTGAGGATTCAATTATTTACCAAGGTAAACGAACTGCTTCACACTATCATTATGGTGAATTAAGTGATGAAATTATCGAAAAGATTCAATGGTACAATATCGTTTCTGAATACGAAATTATTGTAGTCGACCAGCTGGAAGATCTCACTTCCTACTTCCCTTATAAAGTGAATTATGAAGACTTAGTTAACAATGCTGATAATGAACAGTTAAAGAAAGGCGCATATGTCCTCAAAGAAGGATATGTCGAAGAGCTCGACCGCGAAATTCTAGGAGCCATTTTTCCGATTAAAGGCGAAAATGGCTTGATTGGTTTTATTTACATTTATGTTCCACTTGCAGCTATTCAGGATGTCTTTAAGGAAAGTATTCCAATCCTGCTTATCGTCGGTATTCTATTCTTTTTCACCCTTTTTCTCGTCATTAACCGGGTATGGCGTTCCTTATTCCGCCCCTTAAAAATGTTGCAGAAGCTATCCACTGAAGTGTCTAAAGGAAATTATAGCAACCGCATCGAAACCGGTCGTACTGATGAAATTGGGCAATTAGCGAATGCCTTCAATACGATGAGCTTGTCCCTTGAAGAACAGGAACAGCGTAAAAAAGAATTTACGTCCAATCTTGTTCATGAACTGAGAACACCCCTGACATATATAAATGGTTATACCCATGCATTAAAAGAAAAAATCTACTCGTCCCCTGAAGAAGCGGAAAGTTATTTGGCAACGATTGAAAAAGAAACAATACGCTTAAACAAGCTCATCAACGATCTAGTTGAACTCAATCAATTGCAAGAAGAGTTGTATGTTCTTGTACACGAACCGATTGTCATCGCCCAGATTGTGTTGGATACGCTTGATCTATTCCATATCCGGATGACTGAGAAAAAGCTGACTCTTCAGCAGACGATCGAAGAGGATCTGATTCTTATCGGCGATCCTCAACGTATACAGCAGGTTATTTACAATGTGCTCGACAATGCGGTCAAGTATTCTTCGACGGGGGAAACGATTGTCGTACATGTTAAAAAGATGGAAGACGGGATTGAATTTCGAGTCTCCAATCAAGGGATTTTGATTGCAAAAGAAGATATTAATCGGATCGGTGAACGTTTTTTCCGGACGGATAAAGCACGAAACCGAACGACAGGCGGCACAGGACTTGGCCTTTCTATTGTGAAAGAGATTGTGCGGCTACATGGAGGTACGTTTTCCATTAAAAGTGATACTACTTTAGGAACTGAAGTGACGATCCGGTTGTTAGACGAACCAACGACAGAGAAAGAAGCGGTGAATGATGAAAATTAG
- a CDS encoding response regulator transcription factor gives MKPFSLLIIDDEPQMRKLIRTFLERDGYEVHEATDGIDALAKVESLQPHLCIVDVMMPYMDGFAFAKEMMKRSAKIPLIFLSAKGEEWDKIEGLKLGGDDYIVKPFMPGELMARVEAVLRRSYQEANTTQLLKVGPLVIDHIAHTAKVDGVSLSLTLKEFGILETLAKNEGRVYSREQLLTIVWGEQHQSTDRTVDTHIKTLRLKMGDSGSLIETVWGIGYKFEVK, from the coding sequence ATGAAGCCTTTTTCTTTATTAATTATAGATGATGAACCTCAAATGCGGAAACTGATTCGCACCTTTTTGGAACGTGACGGGTACGAGGTCCATGAAGCGACGGACGGGATCGATGCGTTAGCCAAAGTAGAAAGCCTCCAGCCGCATCTATGCATCGTCGATGTCATGATGCCCTATATGGATGGCTTCGCTTTTGCGAAGGAAATGATGAAGCGTTCTGCAAAAATACCTTTGATTTTCTTGTCTGCCAAAGGAGAAGAATGGGACAAAATCGAAGGACTCAAACTCGGCGGAGATGACTATATCGTTAAACCGTTCATGCCAGGTGAATTAATGGCACGTGTTGAAGCGGTTCTGCGGAGATCCTATCAGGAAGCCAACACAACCCAACTATTAAAAGTAGGGCCCCTCGTCATTGACCACATCGCTCATACGGCGAAAGTAGATGGTGTCTCATTATCGCTCACATTGAAAGAATTCGGCATTCTTGAAACACTAGCAAAAAATGAAGGGCGCGTTTATTCCCGCGAGCAATTATTAACGATTGTTTGGGGCGAGCAGCATCAAAGCACAGATCGCACAGTTGATACACATATTAAGACATTACGGTTGAAGATGGGTGATTCGGGAAGTCTGATTGAAACCGTTTGGGGTATCGGCTACAAATTCGAGGTGAAATAA
- the rlmN gene encoding 23S rRNA (adenine(2503)-C(2))-methyltransferase RlmN, which translates to MKKSIYGLTLEQLTAWLLDNGQKKFRAKQVWDWLYKKRVSNFADMTNINKECLDLLDEHFAIQTLEKSVKQVSDDGTIKFLFKMQDGNLIETVLMKFPYGQSVCVTTQVGCNIGCSFCASGLLKKNRDLDAGEIVGQIMMVQEHLDQLGEEERVSHIVVMGIGEPFDNYTNLMNFLRVVNDQDGLSIGARHITVSTSGLTPKIRDFAEENIQINLAVSLHAPNNDLRTRIMKINKAYPIEKLMDAIDYYLETTNRRITFEYILLNDVNDHVTEAEQLAKLLYNKRHLSYVNLIPYNPVDEHGQYQRSNPQAIKAFYETLKKRGINCGVRLEHGTDIDAACGQLRSKQIKKDKEKVR; encoded by the coding sequence ATGAAAAAATCAATTTACGGATTGACGTTGGAACAACTGACAGCGTGGTTACTAGACAATGGACAAAAGAAATTCCGTGCTAAGCAAGTATGGGATTGGTTATATAAAAAGCGTGTCAGCAATTTTGCAGACATGACGAATATCAATAAAGAGTGTCTTGATTTGTTGGATGAGCATTTTGCAATCCAGACATTGGAAAAAAGCGTTAAACAAGTTTCAGACGACGGGACGATTAAGTTCCTGTTCAAAATGCAGGACGGCAACCTGATTGAGACGGTACTGATGAAATTTCCTTACGGTCAATCAGTATGTGTTACGACACAAGTCGGCTGCAATATCGGCTGCAGTTTCTGTGCGAGTGGTTTATTGAAAAAGAACCGGGATTTAGATGCTGGGGAAATTGTCGGTCAAATCATGATGGTGCAAGAACATCTCGATCAATTAGGAGAAGAGGAACGTGTCAGTCATATCGTCGTCATGGGTATCGGGGAACCGTTTGATAACTATACGAACTTGATGAACTTCCTTCGCGTCGTAAACGATCAGGATGGATTGTCTATCGGTGCTCGTCATATCACAGTTTCTACGAGCGGATTGACACCGAAAATCCGTGATTTCGCGGAAGAAAATATACAAATCAACTTGGCGGTATCGCTGCATGCGCCAAACAATGATTTGCGTACGCGCATTATGAAAATTAACAAAGCGTATCCGATTGAAAAACTGATGGATGCGATTGATTATTATTTGGAAACGACAAATCGTCGAATTACATTTGAATATATCCTTTTGAATGATGTGAACGATCATGTGACAGAAGCCGAGCAGTTAGCGAAACTTCTTTACAATAAGCGCCATCTTTCATACGTCAACCTGATTCCATACAATCCGGTTGATGAACACGGTCAATACCAGCGAAGCAATCCACAGGCGATTAAAGCGTTTTATGAAACATTAAAAAAACGGGGCATCAATTGTGGCGTACGTCTAGAACATGGTACCGATATCGATGCTGCATGCGGACAGTTGCGCAGTAAGCAAATTAAGAAAGATAAAGAAAAAGTACGGTAA
- the hisC gene encoding histidinol-phosphate transaminase, translating into MSKYWSDMVKRTDPYKPGEQLNNPRIIKLNTNENPYEPSPSVKKAIVDEMDSRLQLYPSPTADGLRSTIAGALNVSMEEVFVGNGSDEVLAFSFMAFFQPGKTIRFPSITYSFYPVYSKLFAIPYEQVALNDDFTIDGEALFGSEGGVILPNPNAPTSIYEDLSSIERIIENNPDTVVIIDEAYIDFAGPSAVELIHKYDNLLVIQTTSKSRSLAGMRVGYAIGNRNLIEALTRIKDSFNSYTVDRLAMVAAKAAFEDKAHLQETVGKIKATRDWTVHELEQLRFDVLPSSANFLFATHQSVKAVDLYDYLKKEGILVRHFNSPRIDNYLRISIGTDEQMRVLVEKIGKYV; encoded by the coding sequence ATGAGTAAATATTGGAGCGACATGGTAAAACGGACAGATCCGTATAAGCCAGGTGAACAGTTGAATAACCCACGTATTATTAAGCTAAATACGAATGAAAATCCCTATGAGCCGAGTCCTTCTGTGAAGAAAGCGATTGTCGATGAAATGGATAGTCGTTTGCAATTATACCCTTCTCCGACAGCAGATGGTCTTCGTTCTACCATAGCCGGCGCGCTCAATGTATCTATGGAGGAAGTATTCGTTGGGAACGGTTCCGACGAAGTGTTGGCATTTTCATTCATGGCGTTTTTCCAGCCAGGCAAAACGATCCGGTTTCCATCGATCACATATAGTTTTTATCCTGTCTATTCAAAGCTCTTTGCCATTCCGTACGAGCAAGTCGCGCTAAATGATGATTTTACAATTGATGGGGAGGCATTATTCGGCTCAGAGGGCGGCGTCATTCTACCGAATCCGAATGCACCTACAAGTATCTATGAAGATCTTTCATCCATTGAACGAATTATTGAGAATAATCCTGATACAGTCGTCATCATTGACGAAGCATATATTGATTTTGCGGGTCCATCCGCTGTTGAATTGATTCACAAATACGATAATCTACTCGTCATTCAAACTACATCGAAATCTCGTTCACTGGCAGGAATGCGTGTAGGATACGCAATTGGGAACCGCAATTTAATAGAAGCATTGACGCGAATTAAGGATTCATTTAACTCCTATACAGTTGATAGGTTGGCAATGGTTGCTGCGAAAGCGGCTTTTGAGGACAAAGCACATTTGCAAGAGACGGTTGGAAAGATAAAAGCGACGAGGGATTGGACGGTACACGAATTGGAACAATTAAGATTTGATGTCCTCCCTTCAAGTGCGAACTTCTTATTTGCAACCCATCAATCTGTAAAAGCTGTTGACCTCTATGATTATTTAAAAAAGGAAGGTATCCTTGTGCGTCACTTTAATTCACCGCGCATTGACAATTATCTCCGCATATCGATCGGGACGGATGAGCAGATGCGCGTACTAGTTGAGAAAATCGGTAAGTATGTATAG
- a CDS encoding FixH family protein, which yields MKKKLLGFSLLVGLTVLAACGKDDVNDGSDVEVLPLNVELTVPEKAEVGETVKMEAFVTYGDEKVDDADQVKYEIWEEGKKDDSVMIESVNEKNGVYSAETTFEHDGLYTIQVHVDAKQLHSMPLKEVIIGHGSHANAEHDDDHGEENGEHEHGHTDGFVLHFMKPENAVTTEPTQLVTHLQMEGQPFEHAAVRYEVSSEVLGDKHEWIDAEESVAGEYTAAATFDKAGSYTVKVHVKDDHDLHEHEEYTFDVK from the coding sequence ATGAAAAAGAAATTACTTGGGTTCAGTCTACTCGTAGGTCTGACGGTACTGGCGGCTTGTGGAAAAGATGATGTAAATGATGGTTCGGATGTTGAAGTGCTACCATTAAACGTCGAATTGACTGTTCCAGAAAAAGCCGAAGTCGGTGAAACTGTAAAAATGGAAGCATTCGTCACATATGGTGACGAAAAAGTAGACGATGCCGATCAAGTGAAGTATGAGATTTGGGAAGAAGGAAAAAAGGACGATTCAGTCATGATTGAATCGGTGAATGAAAAGAATGGTGTGTATTCAGCTGAAACAACATTTGAACATGACGGACTTTACACAATTCAAGTACATGTGGATGCGAAGCAACTGCACAGTATGCCGTTGAAAGAAGTAATAATTGGTCATGGAAGTCACGCAAATGCAGAACATGATGACGATCATGGTGAGGAAAACGGGGAGCATGAACATGGACATACGGATGGATTTGTCCTTCATTTCATGAAACCTGAAAATGCGGTGACGACTGAACCAACACAACTTGTTACACACTTACAAATGGAAGGGCAACCGTTTGAACATGCTGCAGTTCGGTATGAGGTTTCGAGTGAAGTGCTTGGAGACAAACACGAATGGATTGACGCGGAAGAGTCTGTTGCAGGCGAATATACAGCTGCTGCGACATTCGACAAAGCGGGTTCCTATACAGTGAAAGTGCATGTGAAAGACGATCACGATTTACATGAACATGAAGAATACACATTCGATGTGAAATAA
- the hisIE gene encoding bifunctional phosphoribosyl-AMP cyclohydrolase/phosphoribosyl-ATP diphosphatase HisIE: MIIDINTVSFDQNGLIPAVIQDEKNGEVLMLAYMNKESLEKTVQTKETWFYSRSRQELWHKGATSGNRQIVKRVSFDCDKDAVLVQVEPMGPACHTGKQTCFHETAFEEQASIRTIVHEIAAEISDRRNHPVEGSYTSYLFNEGVDKVLKKVGEESTEVVIGAKNQDKEELTNELADLTYHTLVLMELLDVTVEDVKGVLRDRRPKNEVLRDE, encoded by the coding sequence ATGATAATTGATATAAATACGGTTTCTTTCGATCAAAACGGTTTGATTCCTGCCGTTATTCAGGACGAAAAAAACGGGGAAGTGCTTATGCTTGCTTATATGAACAAAGAATCGTTGGAGAAAACAGTACAAACGAAAGAGACATGGTTTTATAGCCGATCTAGACAGGAACTATGGCATAAAGGGGCAACATCTGGTAACCGTCAAATTGTTAAGCGAGTATCGTTTGACTGTGACAAGGATGCCGTACTAGTCCAAGTTGAGCCAATGGGTCCTGCTTGCCACACTGGAAAACAAACGTGCTTCCATGAAACGGCTTTTGAAGAACAGGCGTCTATCCGGACAATCGTTCATGAAATCGCAGCAGAAATTTCAGACCGACGCAATCATCCTGTGGAAGGTTCCTATACGAGCTATCTCTTCAATGAAGGTGTAGACAAAGTCCTCAAAAAGGTCGGGGAAGAATCAACAGAAGTTGTCATCGGAGCAAAAAATCAGGACAAAGAGGAATTGACAAATGAACTGGCAGATTTGACGTATCACACATTAGTATTGATGGAACTTTTGGACGTCACAGTCGAGGACGTCAAAGGGGTTTTACGTGATAGAAGACCAAAGAATGAAGTGTTGCGTGATGAGTAA
- the hisB gene encoding imidazoleglycerol-phosphate dehydratase HisB — MRKEQITRSTAETKIELTFAIDGTGKKTIETGVGFFDHMLTLFASHGRFDLDVKCAGDLSVDQHHSVEDVGIVLGQAFAAAIGSKEGIERYAMVSTPMDEALSTVSLDISGRSFLVYNVEGLKDKVGEFDTELVEEFFLAFTRHAGVTLHINLNYGKNSHHIIESIFKSFGRALRIASSVNPDVEGVPSTKGSL, encoded by the coding sequence ATGAGAAAGGAACAGATTACGCGGAGCACCGCAGAAACGAAGATTGAACTGACGTTCGCGATTGATGGAACGGGAAAAAAGACAATTGAAACAGGTGTCGGGTTTTTTGACCATATGCTCACGTTATTCGCTAGTCACGGAAGATTTGACCTTGACGTAAAGTGTGCAGGGGATCTGTCGGTCGATCAGCATCACTCTGTGGAAGATGTAGGCATTGTACTTGGGCAGGCATTTGCAGCGGCGATAGGGTCGAAGGAGGGCATTGAACGGTATGCAATGGTCTCAACACCGATGGATGAGGCGCTGTCGACGGTGTCACTTGATATAAGCGGCCGTTCATTCCTTGTTTACAATGTGGAGGGCTTGAAAGACAAAGTTGGGGAGTTCGATACGGAACTCGTAGAAGAGTTTTTTCTTGCGTTCACACGTCATGCAGGTGTGACGCTTCATATCAATTTGAATTATGGAAAGAACAGTCACCATATTATAGAATCGATTTTTAAAAGTTTCGGCAGGGCATTGCGGATTGCTAGCTCAGTGAATCCGGATGTAGAAGGAGTTCCTTCGACAAAAGGGAGTTTATAA